The genomic stretch ATTAAAGAGCAAACAAGTACCTTAATTAAGACATCACATTTAAGTGGCAATCTTAGCAACATTATTGTATGCAAaccaataactactactattataatttctacaacaaacaagaataattatGCTGAAACTGAAAATATATACTATCATTACAACATAgttataaaacagaaagaaaaaagttagtaGATGATGATCTACATATCAAaagttgaagaggaagaagagaacaaaaagttggaaaaggagttggaggaggaaagaaacaaGGAGGTAGAAGatgaaagtagaagaaagaagatgaaaaaaaaaaaaaagttaatatacaGGTAACAGAACCATCTCGAGAGGTGAAGTCAAAAGATAAAAGCTACGGGCTTACCTGACACAGTACTCAAGATCCCACAGCAAGACTGTAACTTTTCCTTTACTATCCTGCGGTGACCCTTACTGAGGGAATGGGTATGGATGCTTCTAATCGTTCGCAGAGAAATCTGACACAACTGACAAAAGTGGAACTCCTTTCGGGAAGCAGATCGTTTCCTCTGAAAATACTGTACATATTTAAAACGCTCTCTCTTGCACtttaaaagaaggtaaaaaattaATTCCACTTAATTCAATCCATTGGGAATGGGGAaacaagataaaaagggagagggacgagaggaagggggatgtgcgaggagagagtgagagaaagactaaggcagaaagtagaaaaggaggaagggtgagagggaggaagggtgaaagagggagagagggagagagggagagggagagagagagagagagagagagagagagagagagagagagagagagagagagagagagagagagagagagagagtgagagtgagagtgagagtgagagagagtgagagtgagagagagagagagagagagagagagagagagagagagagagagagagagagagagaaaatagactgGCTCACCTGATGCTGACAAAGTGGATGTTCTTCCATGTGTTTCCTTAAGGTAGCTGCATTCAAACACTTTTTCTTGCAAGCATGGCATCGATAATGCTGAGCACCTTTAGACTGCAACAAATTCCGGTCATAATTCTGCCATAATCTGTAACACACACTCTAATAAGgactaaaataaatatacagaatcACAATCTCTAACTTTATATAGTTTTATCTTGATATtacattaccatttttttcttgctctatGAGCTTAGCTGTATAACATTATCCAGAaactcagaagaagaagaagaagaagaagaagaagaaaaagaagaagaggggaagagagtgggaaattaaatggagagagagagagagagagagagagagagagagagagagagagagagagagagagggaggggggggggagagagggggagagagagagagagagagagagagagagagagagagagagagagagagagagagagagagagagagagagagagagagagagggagagagagggagagagagggagagggagagggagagagagagagagagagagggagagagggagggagggagggagggagggagggagggagggagagagggagggagagagggagggagagagggagggagggaaggagggagggagggagagagagagagggagagagggagagagggggagggagggagagagagagagagagagagagagagagagagagagagagagagagagagagagagagagagagagagagagagagcgagagagagcgagagagagcgagagagagagggagagagagagagctaagagagagagagagagagagcaaagtgagagagagagcaaagagagagagagagagcaaagagagagagagagagcaaagagagagagagagagcaaagtgagagagagcaaagtgagagagagagagcaaagtgagtgagagtgagagagagagagagagagagagagagagagagagagagagagagagagagagagagagagagagagagcaaagtgagAGCCCCGACCCAAGAGagagcaaagtgagagagagagcaaagtgagagagagagagagagagaagagagagagagagagagagagagagagagagagagagagagagcaaagtgagagagagagagagcaaagtgagagagagagagagagagagatgagagagagagagagagagagaggagagagagagagagagagagagagcaaagtgagagagagagcaaagtgtgagatagagagagaaagacgaaagagaaagagagcaaagtgagagagagagcaaagagagagagagagcaaagagagagagagagagagagagagagagagagagagagagagagagagagaagtgagagagagagagagagagagagagagagagatgagagagagagagagaagagagagagagagagcaagtgagagagagagagagcgagcaaagtgagagagagagagagagagagagaggtgagagagagagagagagaagagagagagagaggagaagagagagagagagagagcaaagagagagagagagagagagagagactgagagagagagagagagagaggagagaagagagagagagagagagagcaagagagagacgagagagagagagagagagatgagagagagagagagagagagagagagagagaggagagagagagagagagagaagagagagagagaagagagagagagagagagagagagagagaggagagagagagagagagacgagagagagagagagagagagaagagagagagagagagagagagcaaagtgagagagagagagtgagcaaagtgagagagagagagagtgagagagagagtgagtgagagagagagagagagagagagagagagagagagagagagagagagagagagagagagagagagagagagagagagagagaataccttaTTGTAAAGCCATTCTTCTTAATCAAAGTACTTTCACATAGATCTTTTACTTGCTggtatttattcttttttcttattgtctttcttgttttctttggatAGATAAAGTTACACAATTTTGTAGTTTTAGAATATTTCTTGCTAATGGAAAAGCCTTCAACATTGTTCTCCTTTCTTGTATGTTTCGCAGCAGCTTTCCTGGAGGCGCTCTTCAAAACTGCTCCCcaatcactctcctcctcctccagttcgtGAGTACTCTTGACCTTGCTCTTCGTACTACTAAGAGGAATGTATTCCTCTGTGTGAAGATTCTTACTCGCATACCTTTCTGCTTCCTCCCTTTGTATGTGGTTTGAAACTAATGCCATTATATCAGACATGCAAATTGTTTCCAGAATCCTTACAATGTGAAAGAAGCGTCCCTCTGGGTCGTAACAAGAGCTTAATGGTGGGGAGAGTTTTCCATGAATTAGCACATGCTCTGGGCAGccttctgtgcatgtgtatgtcctTTCATTGTTGCTGGTATGAGTATGGCAACCTGGATTTCTTGAAGTTTTATCCCACTGAACATTATTAAATCTACCTTTTCTCAAAGAGTTTTTCGTATTTCTGTCACCTCCATTATCTCCTGGATAATCTTGATCCTTAAAATCACTATACCGTCCATCAAATACGTTCATGTTTAACTTTGTCAACTTCACATAGGGTTGCCATTGCTTATCTGTAATTTCCGGGTAAATATAACACATCCTCTGTATGAAAGCAAACCAGTCCTTCTGACTCTCAAGGATTCTCTTGTCCTGAATGTAACTTGTTGgccatctctcctttcctgatTTTGTTTGTCTTGCATCTATACTGTAGTCATGAGGTCTTGGGGTACTGCAGTAAACTGCATCACTGGAGATATTTTGTCTGTTAACAGGTATGGGTAGACTTAAATTTAAACCAGAATGCTGGCATTTAATTCTTAAAAGATGTCCATTAGACATTTGAATAAAAAGTGCCAAGGGGGTTTTATTTGTAGGAGTAGGGAAACTTTCTGTgaagacatatatatttagaccAGTAGCTTCTTCTAAGAAACGTCCTGCATCTATTTTAAACTGATATAAGAGATCGTACATAGTACCACCACCCTTACTTGCAGGTATGACAGTCCCTGGCCTCAAATTATCTATTTCCTGACACCATGGCAAGACATCGTACACTATATCTTCTGGATGAACTGAATTTACAGAAGGTATTTCCTGTGTCCTGTCTGAATTACAATCATTGTTTGATGGTGCATCATCAGCTATTGAAAAGGGAATAAAATCCCTTTCTAAAACAGAaccatttctttgtgtgtgtattctcatTTTCTGATCTTCACTGCCTAAATTTTCATCACTAGCACCTAGACACTTAAAATCTATATATGGCATACTCAAATCTAAGTTTTGAcgtgtttctttcctttctggcAATACATGAGGTCCAAGAGAGCCATCAGTGTCGAGGAAAATACTAACATCTTGTTCCTCTGGCTCAATGAGACAATCAACTTCAGAAGACTCACCAAACCTGGTTCTCTTCCTGCTGGGGGTTAAGGCGTTTTCATCCAGCTTTCTCTTTCTGGTCACGGAAGCATCATTACATGGCATCTGGCCACCTATTTTATCCAATTTTTTCCCCAGCTCAATAGGTTTCCTTGGCCGGCCTCTTTTCCTTATTGCTTTGGAGATATCCAAGATCTTGTGGTTGTTGCAGATAttttttcttggtcttcctcttcccttctttccagtGCTGAGATGATGTGCATTGTTGCAAGGGAAAGAGATGTCACATGCAGAACTCAATGATGCAGAGGGACTTGTGGCATCCAATGGCTGCTGGCATCTGAAGCTGTAACAGTCCCCCTGCTCTGACAAATGGCCCGTCAGCATTTCTGTACTCTGGTTGCTTATTGACTCTGACATATTCTCAGAGCAACAGGCTTGTAATGCTTGTGAGCCTGGAAATTGATCCAGCCCATCACTTAAAATCTTTGCTTCCATCCCCAGGAGTCTTCACGGCAACTATTTTATGATAGAGAAAAGTAACAGTCACATTCCAGCCAATGTCATTTGGCTTCAAAAGTACTGTACAAAAAAGATTTTCAAAAACCATTTAATTATGGTTccatttcaaaatttaaaataatcCTTATCTGCTCacttcattatatataattataaaacttCATAGTACACTTGGAATAAGCAAAACCTTGCTTTTTTAAAAGCTGCACTGTACttttaatgtaattattttctttaaagaCAACACCATAATCTTTTGCACAAGCCTCCATGTGCAATCTCTTCTTGACATACTGTAGGTCTCAGTCCTGatctgaaaatgaagaaaaaatgtacaGGTAAAAGAAggacaacgaagaagaaaaaaatacgagagaattaaaaagaagataatcattttaataatttataGCTTAAAAACTGGAAAAAAGTGTAATTCAAGATTATTTATGACTGCCACAAAGACTGGTCATtctctaatagtaataacaatgcatTTAACTTTCAAGAAATGCACTCCCAGATCAATATTTGCTTCAGTGTGACTTCAATAATTCAACGcctattacatgtatgtatgtgtatatatactcctaTATATGCACGTGTCCACAGACAGACATGCCAAGGGGTCAATTACTAGTCGTTCCTAACTCCTGTTTACTTTTTTCCTAGAAATTTggaattcttttattttatataactaTTACCGTTAATATCATCAAaatgatcataacatcaataataataataataataataataataataatgtcatcaaaATAATAGCACCagggaaaaagaacgaaagaaggaaggaaagaaagaaagataaaagataaaaacaaaacaaaaaacaggtgaGGTCATATACCAAACTACACGACTCCTTGGTaactgagcacttgtagagccatctatatgtaagtaagtttcacaaaacaaaactacaatggACATTGCTTGTTCCTGCTGACAATGGGTTAATGCAAAAACGTACCTTCTTTGTCTTCGTATTATTTGCAAATGTAATGCTTGGGTTAACACCAgactggaccctgtgtggcttagTTACAATTCATATTGCTAACTTTATAAGTTAGCAAGACAACCTGAAGGTAATGGCCACAGCCAACGGTTTCCTTCAAAAGACTTTGGTTAATTAACAAACGAAATTAATGAGACAAGTAGTTTTGATGACTTCTGGGCCTAAAGTGTCACTCCCATACAACAAGTCTTGAGTTTCAGGGGATGCATGAAAAGCCTTGGTAGTGTTGTAGAAACACTCCCCCTCCTTAGGAACACCCCTTGCtcctctctcacataaccttCTATAACAACATATTCTTAATCTCAATCTCTCAGTGATTCACTCCccatatctgtctgtttttacCCTTCCCttacttcatttattttatttaattcatcAATTCTTTAatccactctcttttcctctttcttgttttttttttctctcattcaataATTCTCTTTCattacccccttcctttctttttttccctctctccctcttttacttatTCAATCATTTACttgtttcttctgtctgtctgggcCAACCTTGCCATTATTAACTTCCTTGTCCACTGCTGGATCATTCACATTTTCTAGGTCACACTTGAAAGATTCCTGACCAAACTTCTCTATTACATCTCAGTCTTGTCTACTGTCTCTTTTACCCTCCATAAAACAAATTTCATCCAGGAGATTAATTAGACTGCAGAAAATAGCAGTTGATTCTTCATTAGATGCAACTGCAGCATTGACCAATCACCAAATGGAATGTCATTAAGGCTTTGCAAGTCTTCCTTAGATGCACATTTGATTCAGTATCTAAGTGCACTTCGAGGGAACCCACCATCAAGACTACTTTTTGATTAAATTCATTTGTTGATGGGAATTGTCAAATGATAGAAAGAAGAGTGATTGGCCACCAACTTTATGACAATCTTCACTTGGTCAGAGCAGCATGTTCAGACAGACCTGCACATAAGATTACCAAGGCTTGAAATCACCCAACACTAGAGAAAGTTTCAgaagaaatattatataaataaagagaaggagaattacAATTTCAGTTTTATAAATCCAAGTAACACAAGGTAAGCATGCCCTACTATTCTAGGAATCCTCACAGGCATAGCtgcaaataagaaaagaaaatgatttactttaaaaaataaatgtgtaactGACACCCTGGCGATATCCCAGTACCTGTAACTATGGCACTAGTATACTTTATGTAATCACAAAAGAAGGTACTACATTTACAAGACttgcagaaaacaaaacaagaagctGCAGTTTATAGAGAAAGGCCCAAAATTGCTAACTGAAGTCTATGAATCTATGCCACCATGCTTCACACATGAGCAAAAGCTACCAAATTGCATATATCCTGAAAAGACAATCCTTGTAGATCTGGCTGTCACTTCTTGTGGTTTAGTTTTGTTAAAGTAGCAAGCAAGTGCTCTAGCAATGGCTAACAATGGCCAACAAACCTCCCCCTTGTAAAACTGTCAAGACAGCTTTAGCTAGTTAATTATTGTCAAATAGAGAATCAGTCCAGGTCCAATGTTTTTTtgaatatacatagatgaatTTTGCTGAAGTGTGAGGTATAGTGGCTGTCAAGATCACTTGATACTGTGCCACTATTGTATTGAGCTACAGATGTAGTAAACCAGCAATACCCAATATATGGAAAACAATCTGGAAGTCCTTGGTACCTGGTCATTAATGCTTCAAGGCTGAGGTCACAATCTATGCACAATACATCTCACAAGGTTCCACAGGCTGTATGGCTATGCCCCCTGGCAAACACTACATGTCAGGGGAACTTACACTATAAAAAGATACATTTAACTGAAAAAAATTACAATAGCAAATTATTCAAAATCATATTATAACCAATAAGAATTATTAACACAAAATGCTTTACAAGAAAAGTGCATCAACATTAACATAGTAAAGCATTAAAGTGGCTATGCAAATGCATGCACAACTGTTTTTGATTTTTGTggatttgaaaaataataaatattgtattttcTAGCTACGATATTTCCCTAACTATAAGCGAGTGATATGTTTTACTCACATCAATAAAGTCCTAAAATTTTGTTCTTTATGCTACTAATAATCATTCCTTGATTGCAGTGATTCTGGTATGGATGGTTTCATATATAGGAAGCATCCCATAGAACCCACCCCAAACCCCCCATTCTAGGCCCCGATAA from Penaeus chinensis breed Huanghai No. 1 chromosome 40, ASM1920278v2, whole genome shotgun sequence encodes the following:
- the LOC125046986 gene encoding uncharacterized protein LOC125046986 isoform X1, which produces MEAKILSDGLDQFPGSQALQACCSENMSESISNQSTEMLTGHLSEQGDCYSFRCQQPLDATSPSASLSSACDISFPCNNAHHLSTGKKGRGRPRKNICNNHKILDISKAIRKRGRPRKPIELGKKLDKIGGQMPCNDASVTRKRKLDENALTPSRKRTRFGESSEVDCLIEPEEQDVSIFLDTDGSLGPHVLPERKETRQNLDLSMPYIDFKCLGASDENLGSEDQKMRIHTQRNGSVLERDFIPFSIADDAPSNNDCNSDRTQEIPSVNSVHPEDIVYDVLPWCQEIDNLRPGTVIPASKGGGTMYDLLYQFKIDAGRFLEEATGLNIYVFTESFPTPTNKTPLALFIQMSNGHLLRIKCQHSGLNLSLPIPVNRQNISSDAVYCSTPRPHDYSIDARQTKSGKERWPTSYIQDKRILESQKDWFAFIQRMCYIYPEITDKQWQPYVKLTKLNMNVFDGRYSDFKDQDYPGDNGGDRNTKNSLRKGRFNNVQWDKTSRNPGCHTHTSNNERTYTCTEGCPEHVLIHGKLSPPLSSCYDPEGRFFHIVRILETICMSDIMALVSNHIQREEAERYASKNLHTEEYIPLSSTKSKVKSTHELEEEESDWGAVLKSASRKAAAKHTRKENNVEGFSISKKYSKTTKLCNFIYPKKTRKTIRKKNKYQQVKDLCESTLIKKNGFTIRLWQNYDRNLLQSKGAQHYRCHACKKKCLNAATLRKHMEEHPLCQHQYFQRKRSASRKEFHFCQLCQISLRTIRSIHTHSLSKGHRRIVKEKLQSCCGILSTVSGSRVEPDEENETNLEVLEIIEEKIVVEDDIGECKPEENTCTAVTYIYNNPTINAVEKLCLQRDQMKGMPSVPLSQFLRTCEEDVVASDNVPAPWNLEEEDDPHPGEDDFREDFSASQQEDISCQVGSNGVSWTKRDRDDTDENFVKKRARTTFSGRQRNPEWLEEELTSDLGSHEPWYLKGNKQKNSNIFGEVIHVKRTFKNHARKNNPWKVFWPSRAKYASVESLCTGISHDSGVCCNSGQSPYYPHPLLSSLNELYKSTSPSQVEESDKTKKRESYPGQIPHELYDKSGYRYVDLDRPIEYYNFDFDSEGNLLATTDLNEVDFGKNFSSEKDVFFGEQESDSFSRDLETFKREKESENVLCTEVPDFICRATSPCIDTDHDLNTPQMTPVHEADSQPSIFKDWALSYTASGFDSDFERLWNES
- the LOC125046986 gene encoding uncharacterized protein LOC125046986 isoform X2, producing MEAKILSDGLDQFPGSQALQACCSENMSESISNQSTEMLTGHLSEQGDCYSFRCQQPLDATSPSASLSSACDISFPCNNAHHLSTGKKGRGRPRKNICNNHKILDISKAIRKRGRPRKPIELGKKLDKIGGQMPCNDASVTRKRKLDENALTPSRKRTRFGESSEVDCLIEPEEQDVSIFLDTDGSLGPHVLPERKETRQNLDLSMPYIDFKCLGASDENLGSEDQKMRIHTQRNGSVLERDFIPFSIADDAPSNNDCNSDRTQEIPSVNSVHPEDIVYDVLPWCQEIDNLRPGTVIPASKGGGTMYDLLYQFKIDAGRFLEEATGLNIYVFTESFPTPTNKTPLALFIQMSNGHLLRIKCQHSGLNLSLPIPVNRQNISSDAVYCSTPRPHDYSIDARQTKSGKERWPTSYIQDKRILESQKDWFAFIQRMCYIYPEITDKQWQPYVKLTKLNMNVFDGRYSDFKDQDYPGDNGGDRNTKNSLRKGRFNNVQWDKTSRNPGCHTHTSNNERTYTCTEGCPEHVLIHGKLSPPLSSCYDPEGRFFHIVRILETICMSDIMALVSNHIQREEAERYASKNLHTEEYIPLSSTKSKVKSTHELEEEESDWGAVLKSASRKAAAKHTRKENNVEGFSISKKYSKTTKLCNFIYPKKTRKTIRKKNKYQQVKDLCESTLIKKNGFTIRLWQNYDRNLLQSKGAQHYRCHACKKKCLNAATLRKHMEEHPLCQHQRKRSASRKEFHFCQLCQISLRTIRSIHTHSLSKGHRRIVKEKLQSCCGILSTVSGSRVEPDEENETNLEVLEIIEEKIVVEDDIGECKPEENTCTAVTYIYNNPTINAVEKLCLQRDQMKGMPSVPLSQFLRTCEEDVVASDNVPAPWNLEEEDDPHPGEDDFREDFSASQQEDISCQVGSNGVSWTKRDRDDTDENFVKKRARTTFSGRQRNPEWLEEELTSDLGSHEPWYLKGNKQKNSNIFGEVIHVKRTFKNHARKNNPWKVFWPSRAKYASVESLCTGISHDSGVCCNSGQSPYYPHPLLSSLNELYKSTSPSQVEESDKTKKRESYPGQIPHELYDKSGYRYVDLDRPIEYYNFDFDSEGNLLATTDLNEVDFGKNFSSEKDVFFGEQESDSFSRDLETFKREKESENVLCTEVPDFICRATSPCIDTDHDLNTPQMTPVHEADSQPSIFKDWALSYTASGFDSDFERLWNES